CCATTACCCCCTTGCGGTGCCAGCATTGCCTGTTACCCTAATTCTCCTCACCGGAAAACTTGCCGCTGGATGCGTATCTTCGGGTGACCTAGGACTTTGAGAAGATAGCAGCCCGGCGGCAACCTACCAAACGGCAGTTCGAGCCACGGATGTTCCCGGAGGCGGGAAAAGCTCGATTTTGCCCAGTTGCATTGTTTCATCAAGCGAATCCCGGTCTGCCGGGAACCCCAGGAGGAGGAATCGCATGTGTTCGAAATTGAGAGTTTCTGCGTTGTTTGGTGCGTTTTTGTTCGGTCAAGCGGCGATGGTTTTGGCGAACGATTCGGACTCGCAGGCCCGAAGCGCCCCTGCCAAAACGAGCGAAACTACAGCGCCGACCGGCCCCAAGCTGTTCGAAGTTGAACGGCAAATGATCGAGCAAACCAACGCCCAACGGGCTAAATACGGCCTGCCGCCATTGTTGATCGATCAAAGCCTGGAAAATACGGCCCGATCGCACACCATTTGGATGACCAATAATCGGGCGTTGCAGCATAGTACGGCTAACATCGGCGAAAATATCGCCATGGGGCAACAGACGACTAGCGAGGCCGTAA
The window above is part of the Pirellulales bacterium genome. Proteins encoded here:
- a CDS encoding CAP domain-containing protein — translated: MCSKLRVSALFGAFLFGQAAMVLANDSDSQARSAPAKTSETTAPTGPKLFEVERQMIEQTNAQRAKYGLPPLLIDQSLENTARSHTIWMTNNRALQHSTANIGENIAMGQQTTSEAVTDWMNSPGHRANILNSSYKRTGVAAYRTPDGTIYWCQQFLP